Within Ipomoea triloba cultivar NCNSP0323 chromosome 9, ASM357664v1, the genomic segment tgtaatagagtcagtagtattcaaaacaCCCACAtacatgaattatttttttgtgtttataggtCGCTGCCTAGgtaccgcttaggcgctaggcgctattATACCgcccgcctagcgcctactgcaaccatgataaGTAGAGATTTTcaattgaaatataatttaaaaaatactacATTTAGAAgaaaccctaatgctgcctcccttttctctctaaaacaaaagcCTTTAtgtgctgctcaacttcggcttccaccgctgGCCTctggccggagctctaatggagctttgagtcggcagttttggtcaccttccatgtttgctctcgctcttcttctgccccgaccaccgtcgcagttccgtccgcctccgaccaccgccacagatcttcttcttccgttttctctccctttgaataaaataatagtatgtaggtattggggtttgtgttggtagtcttgaactcccaaccctactttgactttaccacttttttttctctattattgtgttttcctctcgttagtttcacgagcatttttcctctcgttactttcacgagcttttcattttcattagcataaatcgtttagtttggtttcgacaagtgttgatcttatcctgggcgagcaaaaaagaatgatgacgaagacccagatctttgaagaagctttaagctccctgaaggaacatagcttcatagttatgaaacagtctgcgattcaagttttctatagcatagttagaaaagttgtttctatgtctgactataaggaatgatttaccatttcattgataattgatgtaaacgttttatgttatgaattattGGAATAGCtacttttattttcaaaaaaaaaaaaaatactactccctccgtcccattttacctgtcttactttccttttttgtccgtcccaaaatattgtccactttctaaaaatgaacataattattCTTTTACTTTCCAATTTTACCCTTTTTAACTTTTATCACAATTGCTCTATACTCATTAATAGCCCATAGCTGGCATCCACTCAGATTATTAGACAATACAGGTCCACATACCACAAAGATGAATCTCGTAAAACTAAACAATGGAGTAATTCTCTTCAGAACTTGAAAGTGTCAATGTGAACAAGAAACAAAAATCTATCAAAACTAGTAAACCCTCCATCCTAGTTAAACAAGTTGAATCCCATGTCGTCGTTGTTatcttcctttggttcttccttCTTTTCCTCCGCAGCCGGAGCATTAACGGTTGGGGCAGCACCCCcggcagcaacaacaacagcgTCGCCGCCGCTAGTGCCTACGCTCAAGATGAGATCCCCAATATTCCTCTTCTCACAAAGCTTCGCGAAGAGATTGGACCTTAGTATGACTCCACAGGAACATTAGCCGCCTTCATCGTATCTTAAATCAACGTCGCCACCATCTCAATCTCCGATCAATTTTGTGAAGTATCAATTCCATCACTCTCTGAAATACCCATAGATCTATTCGTAAACACCACTACtctatgttttttgtttttttttttttccttttcttttcgtTTTTTTATCAGGAAAAGTAGAGAtgatgattttaatttattgaagaaAACTCCAGAGTCCAGATTCAGATGATACGATTTGAGATGAAGGAATTTACTGTAGCAAAATTGTCTCTAAGTACAGGGGCAAAGAGGGAAAACGAGTTAACTTCTTTTTActttcttaaaatttgtgccAAAAGCAAATCGGACAGATAATTCGGGACTGAGAGGGAGTACATTTTTACTCAACATATTATATATCCGGTGAttttacataaatttttgttttgcaaCATATACATAATTATCTTTTTAGTTATACTATATTAtctgcttttcttttttttttttttattcataattttttataaggtAGTATATGTTTTTCCAACCAGCAGGTTTTAATTCAAGGAGATAAAATGATAGTTTTAGTATtccaattaattataattgaattataGACTCAATCATATAGCGCGCGATAGATGGCATAGTTGATCtaaattaccaataagatggcaTACTTGATCTAAATTACCAATAACATGGAGTATTTAGTTTGGTGACAAGAGTCAAATTTGAAGGCAAAGAAATAATTCCACACTCATAATTCACAAAGCAATAAATCCAATAATTAATCTTGAATTTTAATTCACACAAAGGCAAATTTGTGGACTTGTGGTAATGGATATCTTCTGTTCATGGTGTTAATCAAGTTCAATGCAAAATTTCCGAACTATTTGATGTTAGAATTTATGTATGGCTGCTTTAATACTGTTTCATTTTaccatgattttcaaaaaaaaaataataataataataataataataataatcttataGTTATCTAAAATCATGTTATAATTCTAAGACCTTCGCATCTTAGCAATGTGATGAGATTACAAGTTTATGTAACATTGTCACTTTAGATtctatttaaaagaaaaaaaaattaaatgctttCATGTCTTGAGAGATCGACTTGCCATATATAGCCTTTCAAGTGTCTTATTGTAAACTTTTATTTCAGGCCTCACCTTGCCTTATCGGGAAGGGGCCCAATATTTTTTAAaggtattattgttatttttttttaaaccacgAGCTATCTTGAACCGACCTTAATTGTAGGAGATACCTTTAAATTCGTACCATACTTAAATTAATTCCCGTTTACACCGGGCCGGTCCAATTAAGGGCAAAGTGCTTGAGATGTAATAATATTAGgtgaattaaaatatgataattggTGATAAGACTAACTTTTGGCGTTTGGTTAGAGGGAATGAATTAtgtgggaaaggaattgtaattccatgggaaaagaataatgtaggactaaagtgagagtttaaattccagtgtttgatttgcaggaataaaattactgggaatttcaattccaatgtttggtatacatgagaaTTGAAAGGAAATAAGTATTATAAAGTGCAAAAtgccattgttgttgttattaatcATCTTATATGACAAGTATCTCTTGGACCCGTTTGCATATTCCAACACCCAAAAAGTATAACAtgcatattaaattcaaaattttgtttttcaaaatgtAGGCAAATATGCTATATacacatcaaatttaaatacttgagagttttgagaaaacatacttgattaaggttgacCTAAAATGATTATTGCTCAGAAACGACGTTCTCTGTTGATATTAGTcgaaaaataatacacgctatcATCTAGAAAGGAAGGGCAGAcattaattttaagtttaaaaaaggAGGAGTAATTTTGTCACGGAATTAAAATCCTAGGGGGCCATGAAATTCTAATTCCATAAAAATTAGGAAATTGTAATTCCACGGAATTGCAATTTTCTTCCACCAAACTAAAGAATTTAGTTACCTTTgaaattaagtgggaatggaattgaaattctctccaaccaaacgccttgcTAAAAGTGATAGAACATTACCAGGATAAAAATAGACTAAATAATAGAAGATTACATGTATAATTCTCAATTCGGACATTCAAATATACCTATTGAGATTCGGACCAAATAGTGCTAGAGATAAGCGATCACTTGATTATTAGGCTAAATAATGGTTCTAGTAAATACGAATAATGTATATCTTTCGACTGGCTAAAGGCTCTCAatagtattaatattatagtGCAACCGAGAATATGAATAAtggaaaattacaatttattatGCCCTCAGAATATGACAATTATCAATGTTAcatttgaattattagtggtgtagatgctgtttttcattttcaaaacgtgacatatattaCCCTTCTcttaaattattagtgatgtaaataaATGTGATTACCTATCATTTTTCCTGTTTGAAGACAAAGTTTTTTCCACCATTTTTCATTCTACGTTTATTCTCCTTCCAATAACAACGATGTTTCTAAGAAAATAGGCAATATTGTCACGTtctgaaaattaaaatgcaacatttacattattaatagagtttattaccgaaatggtccctcgactattgcgaaattaccaatttggtcttcgaCAATTTTTCATGcccaatttagtccctcgactttgaaatttttaaccaatttgatccttcgtttattttaccgttaaacatccgttaaatcaggatcaaattggtaattttgctatagtcaaaggactaaattggtaatttttcaatagtcaagggaccaaatcggtaactaatttttcactgaaatgatctcttgactattgaaaaattaccaatttggtcccttgactatagcaaaattaccaatttggtcccgatttaacggatgtttaacggtaaaataaacggaggaccaaattggttaaaaatttcaaagtcgagggactaaattggacacgaaaaattatcgaggaccaaattggtaatttcgcaatagtcgagggaccatttcggtaataaactcttattaataattCACCGGTGATAGGGATAATTCACGtaggacataaattacaataataattaaccacataaagacttgtcaattaattaatttgtatcaTATATGATGTGGCGTGAGTATATAAGTTGACAAAGCTGCTAGATATGACTACTTATCATCTAAAAGAAGAGGCCAGGATGAGCGGAGAGGGGAAGGTGGTATGCGTCACCGGTGCTTCCGGCTACATAGCTTCTTGGCTTGTCAAGCTTTTGCTCCACCGTGGTTACACTGTGCATGCCACCGTTCGAAACCTCAGTCAGTCCCCTACctatttctctctttttctcctCATATATGTGTTTCATTATGGTCTTTCAATTCTCTCTCACTCCCTCTCACATATATTTATGAGAAATTAAAGGTTTTAGATAAGCCCCAATCAATAAGATTGACAATCTGATAGGGTAACGAGGTGCTCTAATTGATATATCTAATCTATAGAGGAGAGTTTAGGTGCGGccgcgccttaacgtgcggtcagtgcggccgcgccactatgtatacaaatatgcataactcaatgttagaaaatgcacaacaaaaatatgcaccattaggtacgcatcactaAAAAGCACACCATACGTATACAAATTTACACCACAGAGTGTTTGAAAATACACAATTAGGGGccggggagttatggtgcattattttgggtgtgttgtgtgttttttaatgtttttatttatttttattgttgtgcattttctaacattgagttctgtatatttgtatacatagtggtgtataccGCACCGATCGCACGGAAAGACGCGACTACATTTGATCAGATATCTCTAATCATAAATACATTggttttgtatatattatattattgcagAGGATCCAAGTAAGGTGTCACATCTTCTTGAATTAGATGGTGCTAAGGAAAGATTGCATTTGTTTGAAGCCGACTTAGTTGAGGAAAACTCTTTTGATCATGCAATTAATGGATGTGAAGGTGTTTTTCACACAGCATCACCTGTAGATTTATCACCATCAGCAACTAAGGTCAACCCAtttgtttttcttaattatGTTAATACCCCTTTGTTTgtttaactttttctttttttttttttcttttttttctaaatCATATACATTTTAGGTAGGAGTAGTGGATACTGCAGTAAAGGGGACACTAAATGTTCTTGGATCATGTGTGAGAACACCTTCTTTGAAAAGGGTAGTGGTGACATCCTCAACAGCTTCGATTTTGTTCAAACGTGATCCTATAACTCCAATGACGGTAATTGATGAGACTTGGTATACAGATAAAGAATTTGCTTTAGAAGCaaaggtaattatgcatatatacacTTGATAAGAGATCCACACAACCTTATTATAAGCAaaacactttaatttgttcTAATTTAtgtgactctttttttttttctttatagcAATGGTATGTCCTGTCTAAAGTCCTTGCCGAGGAAGCTGGATGGAAGTATGCAGAGGAGAATGGGATTGACTTGGTTTCTTTACATCCTGCTCTTGTTATTGGCCCACTTCTGCAGCCCACTCTTAATGCTACAAGCAAAGTCATTATAGATCTTGTAAAAGAAGgtaatatttcattgaaaagtgcatcaaattaaatttatagtcattaaaattttgatgaattttttctattaatataaaaataattaatgaatgtTACGTCACACAGGTAAGGATGGATTACCTAATGGAATCTACCCTGTTGTTGATGTTAGAGATGTCGCAAATGCACATATCCAAGCATTTGAGTTACCTTCTGCCCGTGGAAGATACTGTTTGGTTGCGATAACAATGCACTCTTCCCAAGTTTTGAAGATTGCAAGCCGgctttttccttctcttcccATTTCTGACAAGTAAGATTTTAGCTAAagacattattatttatataaatgttTTTAAGGCTTTTGAGGTTTTGAGGATGCTCttggtaaaatttaaaaaaaattatgaaaatatatcttttaaaaaatttattttctaatcACAGATATAAAGATGACTTGCCTGCAGTAGCAACGTACCAAGTATCCCAGGAAAAGGCAAAAAGCTTGGGGATCAACTACACTTCTTTTGATGTGAGCCTTAAGGATACtattgaaagtttaaaagaaaaaaacttccTCATCTTCTAATTCTTGAGCTTCTTCTCACTCATGTGGTGGCATTGAGGGAGGGATagatgttttaattatttaggtGGTGTTTAATTGGAGACTTTGTACTCTATTATAAGATTTGATATCTATTatcatatttgtttgtttacttttgttatgatattattggattcaaatctttagtaattataaaactcattatcttttttcttctttacttttgaacaatagaataaaaaatgaggaaaaaaataaaaataaaaatattactgtCTATGCATTCCATATACAACTTCAGTACGAGCTCGAGCTAGAAACTACCGGACTGCCTTGCTGCGAATGGGAAGGCACTTCTTGCTTGGGGCCGACTACTCACCGGAGTACCGAATCGCCGTGTTGCGACGGGTGACCCTACTCAGCCTACTGTCGAGTGTTTTGTTGAAGCTGTTGTGGAGGCGATGGTGAGTTGCTGTGTGGCTAATGGAGTGGCGATGGCGAGCTGCTGTGTGGCTATTGAAAATAGTCCCATTCCCGTCCCCGTGAGAAATTAGGCAAGGACGAGAATCTTTGTCCCTGGTCAATTCTTaataaaaatcttaaattagtgtaattttaattttaaaagcaaagattttaattttatgtatgtatgcatgtatgtatgtatgcatgcatgcatgcatgcatgtatgtatgtatgtatgtatgttgttttccttcttatatgtatgtatgtttttttcctacttaaggtgtgtgatatgtatgcttaaggtgcgtgagttgttgaaacttaaggtgcgtgatatgtatgcttaaggtgcgtgagttgttgaaacttaaggtgcgtcattttaaaaccttagatgcgtggtttgtgttcttaaggtgtgtggtttgagTACTTAAGGTCCGCAGTGTATTCTCAACTGAAGGTGcactatttaaaaactttaggtatgtggtttatgtttttagctcaaggtgcgtgatttgtatacttaaAGTGCATCGTTTTAATGCCTAAGGCGAGTACCGCATGGGTGGATCTAGAAAATTATGTGAGTGGGGGCGTAGACGCATAGTTCAAATGACTTTAAAAATGtgaatgacaaaatatcaaacaacTATAATAtggttcaaataaaaaatacattataaattataatacaatatttatgataaacTACATGATATTTAGGGGAGATCAGAAGTCAAAACTATACTTGGGTAGGACCCTAAggtgaaattttaaaacactttgaaatgttataaaaatatttatgacaaaatataaaacataatcaattagataaaatagtttgaatataAAAGACATTATATtcaacagagtcagtagtactcaaaaaaaaatattcataaatactttaattttaattttctttttaatagattaactttaaaattttctaaattaGTTCAAATACGATGAAGTATAATATAAGCTTGTGAACTACATTAACTAAatgatgttaaaaaaatatttaatttattgaagagTTGGAATagttaaaataaagaaaagaagctTCATTAACTAaatgatgttaaaaaaaaacatttaatttattgaagagTTGGAAGagttaaaataaagaaaattaaagaagctaaaatatacaaaaatagtGCTAGTGGAATGTGATCCCATGCAATTCCATGTTATATCCAAAGTTCCAACTAACGGAGCTGCTAAATTCTTCAAGAATTTGTACACATACTATTATGCTgctaatgtgtatatatacacacatacatatgttCCAACTGCTCTCATTGTAGCTCCGCCCgtgtacatatataaaatatggcTCACGAGCGACTTAACGAGCTACGAACTTAAAATATTTGACCTAGAGCTCTCCTTGATtactgatgggtaaatatgcacatgtactagtcagtccgtaaatcacctgtccgtcggtcacccaacctgtccgtcaacggtcacccaaccggtccgtcgacggtcacccggtccgtcggccgcatgatcggaagcaacacaccttgtggattggaggctcacgagcgcgacagttgcttgatgtgacgaccgacaacttttcgggaacaggggatccgtgttttcatcacctcgagcaactcaaccacttcgagcaaaccgatgcgcattttgcggagtgacagcccatatgccctccacttgcatatcagacaccatgtgcatagtgaatccactttgtataaagaggggtcattcccctcactggaaaGGAAGGACTCATCAggactacactaatacacttgtgatttgctcattcgtctctcttgttctctccttgttactgttcgtcacccgtagagcgatatagcttcttaccgctcagtcgtcaaccggtagagcgaccgattgaccggccgagcggcatccttcaccacacgtaacacacgtatccgtagcgtaatcgtaaacccgtttacatttacgctatcaattACATAATGAGTCAGCTTGAGTTCAAACTTGACTGATTCCGAACTGAGCTTTGATCGAGTCACTCGCGAACGGCTCGACTTATTTGTAGGCCgttcaaatttaaatatcaaaatgtcattgtttcAATTTAAGATCTACAATGCTACGTGGACCTCCTCACACGTTATATATAGCCTGCATTAACTTGTGCTTTCCGCCTAACACGCCAAAGATGTACAGTGTTCATATGATTTCTCTTACTGTTGTATGTCAACCTTAATAATACTATTTCAATAATCTTTACTAAAGATTCTTTAGTCATCAAATTCAAATGTTTGGTGAGTGTTGTCGGATAGGTGGCATGTCGCTATAATGCAAGAAAACAACACCTTTAGCCcagtattttttactttttaaaatttagtcgctgttaattaattttaacatatttaatCCTTTAATGGTCAATATGTAGACTTTCAATTCAGCCActaatgttatataattatcaaattatattagcaaaatttttttataacgctattaattattgtcatttagaattaatatccATAGTTAAAGTTTCATTTTGTCCAAATAAACGTACGTCATTTTTAACCATAAATACTAATTCTAactaaatgataaaaataacatcatAAAGTAATGAAgttcaataattatataatattaggggACTAAAGATGCAATGTTATTAACGATTAATACACTAATCTGTTTAAATTAACTTACCATGCCAAACATCTTATACTCATGCGATACATATGTTGCTCTCATTGAGGGAATGCTACGTACTCGGGTGAtggggtattgactctttgaacTGCAATAgatagagaaagtatagaacaaatattacctTGTAATAGtactaatattactaataaaaaaaaaaagtaggaaCCAAAAGTATAGTTTCAATTTCCCTATCATATACATAAGCCCAAGAACAACAatccaaacaaattaaaatttattttaagacTAGCTGCAGGAACTGGAGCTTTGAAAGGAAAGCCAAAGCGGCATAGCTGGGTAGAATAGTGTATAGAAGAAGATGAGCATGGAGATGAAGGTGGTATGCGTGACTGGTGCCTCCGGCTTCATAGCTTCTTGGCTCATCAAGCTTTTGCTTCACCGTGGTTACACCATCCACGCCACTGTTCGCAATCTTAGTCAATCCAAGGTGGCTCATCTTCTTGCATTTGATGGTGCCAAGGAAAGACTGCATTTGTTTGAAGCCGACTTGCTTGAAGAAACCTCTTTTGATCCTGCAATTAATGGATGTCAAGGTGTTTTCCACATAGCATCACCTATTTCTTTTTCACCATCTGCAACTAAGGTCAACTTTCATGTGTTCCTCTCTTATTATATACCAATTTAGCCCTCAACTATAGTATTTTTCTTGAGGTAATGCTCGATTGGTTCCTTCACAACTATTAGGATTTTACCACTTTGGTCATCGATTtttaaacttgttcaattttaTCCCCAACTATGCAATTGTTAATCAAAATGATCCTCAATCAGGATTATTTTAGTTTGGACCAAGGACAATTGTTGGTAAAAATTGCACAGTTTGAGatgaaattaagcaagtttaaaAGTCGAGAACTAAGTGGTGAAACCCTAATAGTTGATGGGCCAAATCGAGTATTAATTCATATTTCTTGATTTAATCCAacatgattttttgtgtttaatttgatCCTGGATTTTGATGCTTCCTCAGTTAGGATAACTTGTAATTTCCCTTCTATTAATGTTCAATTTAggctgtgtttggaaagtagaaaaatgacttctgaaaaatgttttctggaaaatgagtcattttccagaaaataagtTCATTTCCCATGTTTGGATGTAGTTTGGAAAActgtgtttgtgtgtttggttcattttctggaaattgagtagaattgtataattatacatttttattattttatttaaaatattaaaatatttatattaatattaaaactaatattttaattaaaaaaaaaacccacccccggtttccggcggaaaccagatgGAAACCACGTGCTCTGGTTTCCGATTTCTGCCGGAAATGTGGATTTGCGTAAGAAATTTTCGGCGCTTGCGTATGaatggcggaaaatgacttccacccaattttggcggaagtcattttctgccaAAATGAGCTTGTTTTCCCTAGTCAACGGAAAACCCAGTCATTTTCCGTTGATTGGGTTTTCCAGTGGTTGCCAAACAGCCCAagctcggaaaatgatttccggaaatcattttccgggcttccaaacacacccttaatcttCGACTATAATACTTTTTCTTGATTGTAACAAAAGTATCAAAGTCCAGacccaattaagcacaaaaaaatcatttaggactaaaacaaaaaaaattaaaatcactatagtcaagaCTAAATTTGATATTACCTCA encodes:
- the LOC116030087 gene encoding cinnamoyl-CoA reductase 1-like; its protein translation is MTTYHLKEEARMSGEGKVVCVTGASGYIASWLVKLLLHRGYTVHATVRNLKDPSKVSHLLELDGAKERLHLFEADLVEENSFDHAINGCEGVFHTASPVDLSPSATKVGVVDTAVKGTLNVLGSCVRTPSLKRVVVTSSTASILFKRDPITPMTVIDETWYTDKEFALEAKQWYVLSKVLAEEAGWKYAEENGIDLVSLHPALVIGPLLQPTLNATSKVIIDLVKEGKDGLPNGIYPVVDVRDVANAHIQAFELPSARGRYCLVAITMHSSQVLKIASRLFPSLPISDKYKDDLPAVATYQVSQEKAKSLGINYTSFDVSLKDTIESLKEKNFLIF